A window of the Lactuca sativa cultivar Salinas chromosome 5, Lsat_Salinas_v11, whole genome shotgun sequence genome harbors these coding sequences:
- the LOC111890741 gene encoding mitochondrial outer membrane protein porin 2-like, whose amino-acid sequence NSTATKKGGLSSGDVGVIHKYNNTLIDVKFDTQPNIDTTLTIMEFVPLTKTIASFKIPNFTSGKVQLLHSLSYFHYHAPLTSAVALTQAPNIDLSATTSTPTFSIGVEPCYEISYCKLTKYTVDITVNKPYSSASLGDKGNTIRESYIHHFDASKKNVVVWEITITFLTNENDLQLLIPEYNDQWADRMQDYLNGLDEELWSCITGNSTPPPNVQAIGSSSGNSSVTDQSYRLK is encoded by the exons AATTCAACTGCAACAAAGAAAGGTGGTCTATCAAGTGGAGATGTGGGAGTAATACACAAATACAATAATACATTAATTGATGTCAAATTTGACACACAACCAAAT ATTGATACGACATTAACAATCATGGAGTTTGTTCCCTTAACAAAGACTATTGCTTCATTCAAAATCCCTAATTTTACATCTGGAAAGGTACAATTACTACATTCATTATCT TATTTTCATTACCATGCTCCTTTAACATCTGCAGTTGCTTTGACTCAAGCTCCAAACATTGACCTTTCAGCTACAACTAGCACACCTACATTTTCCATAGGTGTAGAGCCATGCTATGAAATTTCTTATTGTAAATTGACAAAGTACACTGTTGACATCACTGTTAACAAACCATATTCTAGTGCTTCATTA ggTGATAAAGGGAACACGATAAGGGAATCATATATACATCACTTTGATGCATCAAAAAAGAATGTTGTTGTATGGGAGATTACCATAACGTTCTTAACAAAtgaaaat GATCTTCAACTACTCATCCCTGAATAcaatgatcagtgggctgatcgcATGCAAGACTACTTAAACGGGCTGGATGAGGAGCTTTGGTCATGTATTACTGGAAATAGTACTCCTCCACCAAATGTTCAAGCAATTGGATCTTCATCTGGAAATTCAAGTGTTACTGATCAATCTTATAGATTGAAGTAG